The Kroppenstedtia pulmonis genome has a segment encoding these proteins:
- a CDS encoding helix-turn-helix domain-containing protein, whose product MAKRLGTTQSVISRIENGGNIPCG is encoded by the coding sequence TTGGCCAAACGTTTGGGAACTACCCAAAGCGTTATAAGCCGGATCGAGAACGGGGGAAATATCCCTTGTGGATGA
- a CDS encoding sporulation protein produces MAFSEMLARIGIGSANVDTQLEKREYHQGELIQGEIVIQGGNVPQSIDDVYLYLVVSVQTTEGTKSYTWGRTRLAQGWEIEAGEVRQIPFSWQLPFDLPISGNRFRTFLRTGLEIEHALDPTDSDEMHIILHPKAQAVQESLNRLGFHLVERDTEESYKYGSSRPFVMEYEFKPYGSYRNFLDEVEVTYREEQGDLGVSLIADQKPTDLIGAISESLGMDDRLIHFAVTDEEYQNPEQLDEKIRLLLDRYC; encoded by the coding sequence GTGGCTTTTTCAGAAATGTTGGCTCGAATCGGGATCGGTTCCGCCAACGTGGACACCCAGCTGGAGAAAAGGGAGTACCATCAAGGTGAACTCATCCAAGGAGAAATCGTGATTCAAGGAGGAAACGTCCCGCAATCCATTGATGATGTTTATTTGTACCTGGTCGTCTCCGTCCAAACGACAGAGGGAACGAAAAGCTACACCTGGGGACGTACCCGGTTGGCCCAGGGGTGGGAGATTGAAGCAGGGGAAGTCCGTCAAATACCTTTTTCCTGGCAGCTGCCCTTCGATCTTCCCATCAGCGGCAACCGTTTCAGGACATTTCTGCGTACCGGGTTGGAGATCGAACATGCCCTGGACCCCACCGACTCAGATGAAATGCATATCATTCTTCATCCTAAAGCCCAGGCGGTTCAGGAGTCTCTCAACCGGTTAGGGTTTCATCTGGTCGAACGAGATACCGAAGAGAGCTATAAATACGGATCTTCCCGTCCCTTTGTCATGGAATATGAGTTTAAACCCTATGGTTCTTATCGAAATTTCCTGGATGAAGTAGAAGTGACCTACCGGGAGGAACAGGGTGATCTCGGTGTATCCTTGATTGCCGATCAAAAGCCTACGGATCTGATTGGCGCCATCAGTGAATCATTAGGAATGGATGATCGTTTGATTCACTTTGCGGTAACCGATGAGGAATATCAAAATCCGGAGCAGTTGGATGAGAAAATCCGGCTTTTATTGGATCGTTATTGCTAA
- a CDS encoding heterodisulfide reductase-related iron-sulfur binding cluster, whose translation MTWQIVNLLLFIAAVGYGFYLFARVVYTRYMYIRLGKPVDFSDDMKKRLNEVWVNVFGQKKLLKDKKSGIMHVIMFYGFIIIQFGAIDLFIKGLAPGNHLPVPAYPVFTFLQEITTFSVFLATLYAFYRRYVEKLARLKRGFKSGLVIIFLTTLMFSILMSAAFEQLWLGQASFWAMPISSLLAAPFAWMSVDAAAVLFYIFWWLHALVVLAFLVYVPQSKHFHLLVAPINVFLKRQDAPGKLKPIDFEDESLTEYGIGKIENFTQKQLVDLYACVECGRCTNVCPAAGTGKMLSPMDLLVKMRDHLTEKGAAVTSRSPWMPSFAFAGANAATEVAVTKEEDGSYNYPVELIGDVITEEELWACTTCRNCEDACPVSNEHVDKIIDMRRHLVMTQGKMHAEATRTFQNIERQGNPWGISRKERDKWRDGLDEDVKVPTVKEEKDFEYLLFVGAMGSYDKRSQKITQALAKLLHHAGVKFAFLGNKEKNSGDTARRMGNEFLFQQLAMDNIAQFQKYKVKKIVTADPHAYNLFKNEYPDFGLEDVEIYHHTQLLSKLVQEGRIKPVKEVKERVTYHDSCYLGRYNEEYDAPRFLFQSIPGVELVEMQRNRENGMCCGAGGGMMWLEEDTGVRVNTARTEQALAVNPTLIGSACPYCLTMMSDGTKAKEVEEDVKTMDVAEVLLQSVDFEAKPKPVAEGIH comes from the coding sequence GTGACGTGGCAAATTGTGAACCTGCTTCTTTTTATCGCTGCCGTCGGGTATGGGTTCTATCTCTTCGCCCGGGTGGTTTATACCCGCTATATGTATATTCGTCTGGGGAAACCGGTGGATTTTTCCGATGATATGAAAAAGCGGCTCAATGAAGTGTGGGTAAATGTGTTTGGTCAGAAAAAGCTGCTAAAGGACAAAAAGAGCGGCATTATGCATGTGATTATGTTTTACGGCTTCATTATCATTCAGTTTGGAGCTATCGATCTGTTTATCAAAGGCTTGGCACCTGGCAACCATTTGCCTGTCCCGGCTTATCCCGTATTTACCTTCCTGCAAGAAATCACAACATTTTCCGTATTCTTGGCAACTTTGTATGCCTTTTACCGAAGATACGTGGAGAAGCTGGCCCGCTTGAAACGAGGTTTCAAATCGGGATTGGTCATTATATTCCTTACGACTCTGATGTTCAGTATTCTGATGAGTGCCGCATTTGAACAGTTGTGGTTGGGACAGGCATCATTTTGGGCGATGCCGATTTCTTCCCTCTTGGCGGCTCCCTTTGCCTGGATGAGCGTTGATGCGGCTGCTGTCCTGTTTTATATTTTCTGGTGGCTTCACGCTCTTGTTGTATTGGCTTTTTTGGTTTATGTGCCCCAATCCAAGCATTTTCATCTTTTGGTGGCTCCAATCAACGTATTCCTGAAAAGACAGGATGCTCCAGGAAAATTAAAACCCATCGACTTTGAAGATGAGTCCCTGACAGAGTACGGGATCGGCAAGATTGAAAATTTCACCCAAAAGCAGTTGGTGGATCTGTATGCTTGTGTGGAGTGCGGTCGTTGTACCAATGTTTGTCCCGCTGCAGGTACCGGGAAAATGTTGTCTCCGATGGATCTGTTGGTTAAGATGCGGGATCATTTGACAGAAAAGGGTGCTGCCGTAACCTCCCGTTCCCCGTGGATGCCCAGCTTTGCCTTTGCTGGAGCCAACGCGGCAACGGAAGTGGCGGTAACCAAGGAAGAAGACGGTTCCTACAATTATCCGGTGGAATTGATCGGTGATGTGATTACGGAGGAAGAATTGTGGGCCTGTACTACCTGTCGCAATTGTGAAGATGCCTGTCCGGTATCCAATGAACACGTGGACAAAATCATTGATATGCGTCGCCATCTCGTTATGACTCAAGGGAAGATGCATGCGGAGGCAACCCGTACTTTCCAAAACATTGAGCGTCAAGGGAACCCCTGGGGAATCAGCCGCAAAGAGCGGGACAAATGGCGGGATGGTCTGGATGAGGATGTCAAAGTACCCACAGTCAAAGAAGAGAAGGATTTCGAATACCTGCTCTTTGTCGGGGCCATGGGCTCCTATGATAAACGGAGTCAAAAAATTACTCAGGCATTGGCGAAGCTGTTGCACCATGCAGGTGTGAAGTTTGCCTTTCTGGGCAACAAGGAGAAGAACTCCGGCGATACTGCCCGGCGAATGGGAAATGAATTCCTGTTTCAGCAGTTGGCGATGGATAATATTGCCCAGTTCCAGAAATACAAGGTAAAGAAAATCGTTACGGCGGATCCCCATGCCTACAATCTGTTTAAAAATGAGTATCCGGACTTTGGCTTGGAGGATGTGGAGATTTATCATCACACCCAACTTCTGTCCAAGTTGGTTCAAGAGGGACGAATCAAACCGGTGAAAGAAGTAAAGGAGCGGGTTACTTATCATGACTCCTGTTACCTGGGACGGTACAACGAAGAATACGATGCCCCTCGCTTCCTGTTCCAGTCCATTCCCGGAGTGGAACTGGTGGAAATGCAACGGAACCGGGAAAATGGGATGTGTTGCGGTGCCGGCGGCGGAATGATGTGGCTGGAGGAAGATACCGGAGTCCGGGTCAACACAGCCCGAACGGAACAGGCTCTGGCTGTCAATCCCACCTTGATCGGGAGTGCTTGCCCCTATTGCCTCACGATGATGAGTGACGGAACCAAGGCCAAGGAAGTGGAGGAGGACGTAAAAACCATGGATGTGGCGGAGGTACTGCTCCAATCCGTGGATTTCGAAGCCAAACCGAAACCGGTGGCGGAAGGTATTCATTAA
- a CDS encoding OAM dimerization domain-containing protein, with translation MNLDFTRVKPYGDTMNDGAVQMSFSLPVPCGEEAREAARQLAAKMGLEEPQVYHMADLGENFTYFIVYGKCSHTIDYSAIQVPKVDTERMSFDEINHFIQERLGRKIVVIGACTGTDAHTVGIDAIMNMKGYNGEYGLERYPEIEAYNLGSQVPNEEMLAKALELQADALLVSQVVTQKGVHITNLTQLVDLAEAEGIRQNLLLICGGPRINHEMALELGYDAGFGPGSLAPDVASYIVHELDRRSKGKRVGNVSGHHGAGENV, from the coding sequence ATGAATCTGGACTTCACACGGGTTAAGCCTTACGGGGATACGATGAATGATGGAGCGGTCCAAATGAGCTTTTCTCTTCCTGTCCCCTGTGGAGAAGAGGCACGGGAAGCCGCCAGGCAACTGGCGGCCAAGATGGGATTGGAGGAGCCTCAGGTCTATCACATGGCAGATCTGGGGGAGAATTTCACCTACTTCATCGTTTACGGCAAGTGTTCCCATACCATCGATTATTCGGCGATCCAGGTGCCCAAAGTGGATACAGAAAGGATGAGCTTTGATGAAATCAATCACTTTATTCAGGAGCGCTTGGGAAGAAAAATAGTGGTGATCGGAGCTTGTACAGGGACAGACGCCCATACGGTGGGGATCGATGCCATTATGAATATGAAAGGGTATAACGGAGAATACGGCTTGGAGAGGTATCCGGAAATTGAAGCCTATAACCTGGGCAGTCAGGTTCCCAATGAAGAAATGTTGGCCAAAGCCCTGGAACTTCAGGCCGATGCCCTGTTGGTGTCACAAGTGGTTACCCAGAAGGGGGTGCATATCACCAATTTGACTCAACTGGTGGATCTGGCAGAAGCGGAAGGGATTCGGCAAAATCTTCTCCTGATCTGCGGCGGTCCCCGGATTAACCATGAAATGGCTCTGGAGTTGGGTTACGATGCCGGTTTTGGGCCGGGATCTCTTGCTCCGGATGTGGCTTCTTATATCGTTCATGAGCTGGATCGAAGATCCAAAGGAAAACGGGTTGGGAACGTATCCGGTCACCACGGAGCAGGGGAAAACGTTTGA
- a CDS encoding lysine 5,6-aminomutase subunit alpha — protein sequence MEKLRLDPEQINRARKAAARIASDVDSFIGERTTVAVERTVLRLMGIDGVNGEGVPLPNVVVDHLQEARVLGSGAALWVLNAMDQLKMSAQQVAEQVATGQVHLGDLPLTDLKTLYRKGEALAKQGLDRILQSRSRRDQLIRRLGEGKKPYLYVIVATGDIYEDALQGKSAARQGADVVAVIRSTGQSLIDYVPYGATREGYGGTYATQENFRIMRQALDEVGEEEGRYIRLCNYCSGLCMPEIAAMGALERLDMMLNDALYGILFRDINMQRTLIDQTFSRMINGYAGIMINTGEDNYLTTADAVESAHTVLASQFINEQFALLAGLPPSQMGLGHAFEISPDLEDGFLLELAQAQMSRQIFPEAPLKYMPPTKHMTGNIFKGHIQDAMFNLVSMMTGQGVQLLGMMTEAMHTPHIHDRKLAIENAQYIFNNARHLGEEILFQPGGRIEKRGQTVLRKSLEMLEEVEEIGLFQALERGMLADVKRSMTGGKGLGGVLRKEEGYYNPFEEELRYRTGLPQREGSRHESGLHTG from the coding sequence ATGGAAAAATTGAGACTTGATCCGGAGCAAATCAACCGGGCACGTAAAGCGGCTGCCCGAATCGCATCAGACGTGGACAGCTTTATCGGGGAGCGGACGACTGTTGCCGTGGAACGAACGGTCTTGCGGCTAATGGGAATCGATGGAGTGAATGGGGAAGGGGTTCCCCTGCCCAATGTGGTGGTGGATCATTTGCAAGAGGCACGGGTACTGGGAAGTGGAGCCGCTCTTTGGGTATTAAATGCGATGGATCAGCTGAAAATGTCTGCCCAACAAGTGGCAGAGCAAGTGGCGACTGGACAGGTCCATCTGGGGGATCTTCCCCTGACTGACCTCAAAACCCTTTATCGCAAAGGAGAAGCCCTGGCCAAACAGGGACTGGACCGGATATTACAAAGTCGCTCCCGGCGTGACCAGTTGATCCGTCGGCTGGGTGAAGGCAAGAAGCCATATCTCTATGTGATTGTAGCCACAGGTGATATCTACGAAGATGCCCTTCAGGGCAAATCCGCCGCTCGCCAGGGAGCTGATGTAGTCGCCGTGATTCGCAGTACGGGGCAGAGTCTGATCGATTACGTACCTTACGGGGCCACCCGGGAGGGTTACGGTGGTACTTACGCCACCCAGGAAAACTTCCGGATCATGCGTCAAGCTTTGGATGAAGTGGGTGAAGAAGAAGGACGTTATATTCGTTTGTGCAACTATTGTTCCGGTTTGTGTATGCCGGAGATTGCCGCTATGGGCGCTTTGGAACGACTGGATATGATGTTAAATGATGCACTCTACGGGATACTGTTTCGGGATATCAACATGCAACGCACCCTGATCGACCAAACCTTCTCCCGTATGATCAACGGATATGCCGGAATTATGATCAATACAGGGGAGGATAACTATCTGACCACGGCGGATGCAGTGGAATCCGCCCATACCGTGTTGGCCTCCCAGTTTATCAATGAACAATTTGCTTTACTGGCGGGTCTCCCTCCTTCTCAGATGGGACTGGGCCACGCTTTTGAAATCAGCCCGGATCTGGAAGATGGCTTTTTGCTGGAGTTGGCCCAAGCCCAGATGTCCCGTCAAATCTTTCCGGAAGCACCGCTTAAGTATATGCCGCCGACAAAGCACATGACCGGCAATATCTTTAAAGGGCACATTCAGGATGCCATGTTCAATTTGGTCAGTATGATGACCGGGCAAGGTGTACAGCTGTTGGGAATGATGACAGAAGCGATGCATACCCCCCATATTCACGATCGGAAGCTGGCGATTGAAAATGCCCAGTATATCTTTAACAATGCACGGCATTTAGGTGAGGAGATCCTTTTTCAACCGGGAGGGCGCATTGAGAAGCGAGGGCAGACCGTACTGCGGAAATCTTTGGAGATGCTGGAGGAGGTAGAGGAAATCGGCCTGTTTCAAGCATTGGAACGGGGTATGTTAGCCGATGTCAAACGGAGTATGACAGGTGGTAAAGGACTGGGTGGAGTGTTGCGCAAGGAAGAGGGATACTACAATCCCTTTGAAGAGGAATTGCGGTACCGGACCGGCTTGCCGCAAAGGGAGGGAAGCCGTCATGAATCTGGACTTCACACGGGTTAA
- a CDS encoding MutS-related protein — translation MGSQSVWMDDWTKRALLWDTIWSLFQPQTPMGQQAKASLPPFLPGEEEAWQSMLGVQEELLEKQNQNPAWARQVERHLSQLPDIRQVIRRLDRGENPGLSDWFQVKQFLWQGRAGRSRLREEGMCQGMNTADTDWERAFRKLNPEPKWTPAFSLSDSFSPELAALRQTWAKWRQRRHSAHDRQVREVEKEYGIKPNHEGEWVVDQRASHRSQMESDSRLVAVRRTPFDHVFQLVPSSEEKEALLRQQKTEEMLKQTEAEVLAELADRMRPETGFLYQAVEEWTRFDLLWARVQAAKTWKGVRPVQGKEFRITGGRHPHLQKILEEQGRRYTPVDVRVVQGATVIIGPNMGGKTSALLALGLIAALGQYGFLVPATSCDMPLTAWIAAVIGDRQEATAGLSTFGAEMNRIAVLLKREEPGLLLMDEVGRGTNPLEGAALSAALTGYLTQKNHWSAHVTHYREVIQVKGIHTYQVAGLSQNDLRWREEEEDRNWQERIQSRMDYRLLPWEKGVDIPRQALVIASSLGIPEDVLRKADQLIKDDGENEQRERGMAHGKIET, via the coding sequence GTGGGAAGTCAATCCGTGTGGATGGATGATTGGACAAAAAGGGCACTGCTGTGGGATACCATCTGGTCCCTTTTCCAACCGCAAACCCCCATGGGGCAGCAGGCTAAAGCCTCGCTGCCCCCTTTCCTGCCCGGTGAAGAAGAAGCATGGCAATCGATGCTGGGGGTTCAGGAAGAATTGCTGGAAAAACAAAATCAAAACCCTGCCTGGGCTCGTCAAGTAGAAAGACATTTATCCCAGTTGCCGGATATTCGCCAGGTTATTCGCCGTTTGGATCGGGGGGAAAATCCAGGGTTGTCTGACTGGTTTCAGGTTAAACAATTTTTGTGGCAGGGTCGGGCAGGTCGGAGTCGACTGAGGGAAGAGGGAATGTGCCAGGGGATGAATACAGCGGATACCGACTGGGAGAGGGCTTTTCGTAAACTAAATCCTGAACCGAAGTGGACTCCTGCTTTTTCCCTGAGTGATTCCTTCAGTCCTGAACTGGCGGCCTTGCGCCAAACTTGGGCCAAGTGGAGGCAACGGCGCCACTCGGCTCATGATCGTCAGGTTAGAGAGGTGGAAAAGGAATACGGAATCAAGCCAAATCATGAAGGAGAATGGGTAGTGGATCAGCGGGCTTCCCATCGAAGCCAAATGGAGTCGGATTCCCGCCTGGTGGCTGTTCGGAGAACTCCCTTTGATCATGTGTTTCAATTGGTACCATCATCAGAAGAAAAAGAAGCCCTTCTCCGGCAACAAAAGACAGAAGAGATGTTAAAACAGACGGAAGCGGAAGTACTGGCTGAACTGGCTGACCGGATGCGTCCGGAAACCGGATTTTTGTACCAGGCGGTGGAAGAATGGACCCGGTTTGATTTGTTGTGGGCCCGAGTACAGGCGGCAAAAACATGGAAGGGAGTCCGACCTGTACAGGGAAAGGAATTTCGGATCACTGGAGGTCGGCATCCGCATCTGCAAAAAATCCTGGAAGAGCAAGGGAGAAGATATACGCCGGTGGATGTCCGGGTTGTCCAGGGAGCCACTGTGATCATCGGTCCCAATATGGGGGGGAAAACCTCCGCTTTACTTGCTTTGGGCCTTATCGCCGCTTTGGGACAGTATGGATTTTTGGTTCCCGCCACTTCCTGCGACATGCCTCTCACAGCTTGGATTGCCGCGGTCATCGGGGACAGACAGGAAGCGACAGCGGGATTGTCCACTTTTGGTGCGGAAATGAATCGAATCGCCGTTTTGCTGAAGAGAGAAGAACCGGGTTTGCTGTTGATGGATGAAGTGGGCCGGGGAACCAATCCCCTGGAGGGAGCGGCATTGTCTGCCGCGTTGACAGGCTATTTGACTCAAAAGAATCACTGGTCCGCACACGTTACCCATTATCGAGAGGTGATTCAGGTAAAGGGGATTCACACGTACCAAGTGGCAGGTCTGTCACAAAATGATCTGAGGTGGAGGGAGGAAGAAGAAGACCGAAATTGGCAAGAACGGATTCAATCCCGGATGGATTATCGGTTGCTTCCCTGGGAGAAGGGAGTGGACATTCCCCGACAGGCATTGGTGATTGCTTCTTCTCTGGGGATTCCTGAAGATGTATTGCGAAAGGCAGATCAGCTGATCAAGGATGACGGTGAGAATGAACAAAGGGAAAGGGGGATGGCTCATGGAAAAATTGAGACTTGA
- the ablA gene encoding lysine 2,3-aminomutase — MRDWREIELWKDVTEEQWNDWLWQLTHTIRTLDDLKKVINLKEEEIGGVGIAHQTIPLNITPYYALLMDPDDPTDPVRMQSVPISTELEHVKYDMEDPLLEDTDSPVPGLTHRYPDRVLFLVTNQCSMYCRYCTRRRFSGQIGMGVGRPQMDACIDYIRSNPQIRDVLLSGGDGLLINDRVLEYVLKNLRAIPHVEIIRIGTRAPVVFPQRITENLCNILRKYHPVWLNTHFNHPKELTPEARRACEMLADAGVPLGNQAVILAGINDCPHVMKKLNHELVMTRVRPYYIYQCDLSEGIGHFRAPISKGLEIMEYLRGHTSGYAVPTFVVDAPGGGGKIPVAPNYVISQSSQKTILRNFEGVITSYPEPHNYKEHDAENCEYCQSAKGKNAGLASLMADERLNLEPKVLDRETRRGDFERRKKRIRKTPVTKS; from the coding sequence ATGCGGGACTGGCGTGAAATCGAGTTGTGGAAGGATGTAACAGAGGAGCAATGGAATGATTGGCTGTGGCAGTTGACCCATACGATTCGGACCCTGGACGACCTGAAAAAAGTGATTAATCTGAAGGAGGAGGAAATCGGGGGGGTGGGAATTGCCCATCAGACGATTCCCCTGAATATTACCCCTTACTATGCTTTGTTGATGGACCCTGATGATCCGACAGATCCGGTTCGGATGCAGTCTGTCCCCATTTCCACGGAACTGGAGCATGTGAAATATGACATGGAGGATCCATTGCTGGAAGATACGGATTCACCGGTACCGGGATTGACGCATCGGTATCCCGATCGGGTACTCTTTTTGGTCACCAACCAGTGTTCCATGTATTGCCGATACTGTACCCGGCGTCGTTTTTCCGGACAGATCGGGATGGGAGTAGGTCGTCCCCAGATGGATGCCTGTATCGATTACATTCGCAGTAATCCTCAGATCCGGGATGTTTTGTTGTCCGGTGGGGACGGTCTGTTGATCAATGACCGGGTACTGGAGTATGTACTGAAAAACTTGCGGGCAATTCCCCATGTGGAGATTATCCGGATCGGGACACGGGCCCCGGTTGTCTTTCCACAGCGGATTACGGAAAACTTGTGCAACATCCTGCGCAAGTACCATCCGGTCTGGCTCAATACACACTTTAATCATCCCAAAGAATTGACGCCGGAAGCCCGTCGAGCCTGTGAAATGTTGGCCGATGCCGGAGTGCCCCTGGGGAATCAGGCGGTGATCCTGGCCGGAATCAATGATTGCCCCCATGTGATGAAAAAACTGAATCACGAATTGGTGATGACCAGGGTTCGTCCTTACTATATTTATCAATGTGATTTGTCCGAGGGAATCGGCCATTTCCGGGCACCGATCTCCAAGGGTTTGGAGATTATGGAGTATCTTCGGGGCCATACTTCAGGCTATGCCGTACCCACCTTTGTGGTGGATGCACCGGGAGGCGGCGGGAAAATTCCGGTGGCACCTAATTATGTGATCTCCCAGAGCTCCCAAAAGACGATATTGCGTAACTTTGAAGGAGTGATCACCTCCTATCCGGAGCCTCATAACTATAAAGAACATGATGCGGAAAACTGCGAATACTGTCAGTCCGCCAAAGGGAAAAACGCCGGACTCGCTTCTTTGATGGCTGACGAGCGGTTAAATTTGGAACCCAAGGTGTTGGACAGGGAAACCCGGCGAGGAGATTTTGAACGGCGTAAAAAGCGGATTCGGAAGACACCTGTTACCAAGTCTTGA
- a CDS encoding zinc-binding dehydrogenase — translation MSEIREGSPGHPYGLHRVLEPAGLLPQPAWKLDATPVCCDNEMLIEVTCLNIDSASFRQLKEECGKDSDRLKQKIRQIVADRGKMHNPVTGSGGMLIGTVTRKGPAFPDPSVQPGDRVATLVSLSLTPLFLEEIGEVDMAVGQVKVRGKAILFASGPFARLPDDIPETLSLAVLDVCGAPAQTARYAQTGHQVAVLGAGGKSGMLSLYQARRQVGEQGKVIALESNQKACEELRALGLADEVIPVDARNPVQVMEQVEQATAGRLADLTINCVNVRDTELSAIMATREGGTVYFFSTAVQFTAAALGAEGVGKDVHMMIGNGFAQGHADLALETLRECPPLKELFQSRYARGESGVPS, via the coding sequence TTGTCGGAGATTCGGGAAGGTTCACCAGGCCATCCCTACGGGTTGCACCGGGTGCTGGAACCGGCGGGACTATTGCCGCAACCAGCCTGGAAATTGGATGCCACACCTGTTTGTTGTGACAATGAAATGTTGATTGAGGTAACCTGTCTGAACATTGATTCAGCTTCCTTCCGGCAATTGAAGGAGGAGTGCGGGAAAGATTCGGATCGATTGAAACAAAAGATCCGTCAGATTGTGGCGGATCGGGGAAAGATGCACAACCCGGTTACCGGATCCGGAGGAATGTTGATTGGTACCGTTACCCGGAAGGGTCCCGCTTTTCCAGACCCATCTGTTCAGCCAGGTGATCGGGTTGCCACATTGGTTTCTCTGTCCTTGACACCTCTTTTCCTGGAGGAAATAGGAGAAGTGGACATGGCTGTGGGACAGGTGAAAGTACGGGGAAAAGCCATTTTGTTTGCCAGTGGACCCTTTGCCCGCTTGCCTGATGATATACCGGAAACGCTGTCACTGGCTGTGCTGGATGTCTGTGGGGCACCGGCCCAGACCGCCCGTTATGCACAAACCGGACATCAGGTGGCAGTACTGGGTGCCGGCGGCAAGTCCGGGATGCTTTCACTTTACCAAGCCCGGAGACAGGTGGGAGAGCAGGGTAAAGTGATTGCACTGGAGTCGAATCAAAAAGCGTGTGAGGAGCTTCGAGCCTTGGGTCTGGCAGATGAAGTGATCCCGGTGGATGCCCGGAATCCCGTACAGGTGATGGAGCAGGTGGAACAGGCCACGGCAGGGAGGTTGGCAGACCTGACCATCAACTGTGTCAATGTCCGGGATACGGAACTGTCTGCGATTATGGCTACCCGGGAAGGGGGAACCGTTTATTTCTTCAGTACAGCAGTCCAGTTTACCGCCGCCGCTTTAGGTGCGGAAGGTGTGGGTAAGGATGTACACATGATGATCGGAAACGGTTTTGCCCAGGGACATGCCGATCTTGCCCTGGAAACATTGCGGGAGTGCCCTCCGCTAAAAGAGTTGTTCCAATCCCGTTATGCCCGGGGGGAATCCGGTGTCCCGTCATAA
- a CDS encoding sigma-54 interaction domain-containing protein, translating into MGLSEKMLREVLRCIEEGVHVVDNRGVTIYYNRIASELDGLSINEVMGTHLLEVFPSLTPKTSTLLKALETKKSIPNQQQTYTNRYGKRIITMNTTQPLFLEGKLVGALEVSKDVTRIQELSEQVLDLRAQMRDRKKGKTEERGLYRFKQILTQDKGLQREIQRGKKAASTRSPVLVVGETGTGKELMVQSIHSLSPLGKGPFIAQNCAAIPSSLLEGILFGTVKGAFTGAEDRPGLFELAEGGSLFLDEIQSMPVDLQAKLLRVLEDGAVRRVGDIRMRPVDVRIFAAMNEDPEQCVEEGRLRKDLYYRIHVLRLQLPPLRERRGDIPLLTRYFIKKYNFRFQTLVTGVSPSVAELFDRYEWPGNVRELEHTIEGAMNLVEGDQIQLEHLPRHLEPTWHPLDPDYDHRTPLPKWLAQMEEKAIRQVLNQNGGNIRQAAKLLGIPRQTLQYKMQKLGIRK; encoded by the coding sequence ATGGGCCTCAGTGAAAAAATGTTGCGGGAAGTTTTGCGCTGTATTGAAGAAGGGGTGCATGTGGTGGATAACCGGGGGGTGACGATTTACTACAACCGGATTGCGTCGGAATTGGACGGACTCTCCATCAACGAGGTGATGGGGACCCACTTACTGGAGGTGTTTCCCTCTTTGACCCCTAAGACCAGTACCCTATTAAAAGCCCTGGAAACAAAAAAGTCGATTCCCAATCAACAACAAACCTACACCAATCGTTACGGCAAACGGATCATCACCATGAATACCACACAACCTCTGTTTCTGGAGGGGAAGTTGGTTGGAGCCCTGGAAGTGTCCAAGGATGTAACCCGGATCCAGGAACTTTCGGAACAGGTGCTGGATTTGCGTGCCCAGATGAGAGACCGAAAGAAGGGAAAGACTGAAGAAAGAGGGTTGTACCGTTTTAAACAAATCCTGACTCAGGATAAAGGGCTGCAACGGGAAATACAACGGGGCAAGAAGGCGGCTTCCACCCGTTCCCCGGTATTGGTGGTGGGGGAGACGGGAACCGGGAAAGAACTGATGGTTCAATCCATCCACTCCCTGTCACCCTTGGGGAAAGGACCTTTTATCGCCCAAAACTGTGCCGCCATCCCATCTTCTCTGTTGGAAGGAATTTTGTTTGGGACGGTTAAAGGGGCTTTTACAGGTGCAGAGGATCGTCCCGGCTTATTTGAGTTGGCAGAGGGAGGCTCTCTCTTTTTGGATGAGATTCAGTCCATGCCGGTTGACTTGCAGGCAAAGCTGTTACGGGTATTGGAAGATGGTGCGGTTCGCCGGGTGGGAGATATCCGGATGCGTCCAGTGGATGTTCGGATCTTCGCCGCCATGAATGAAGATCCGGAGCAGTGTGTCGAAGAGGGACGGTTACGAAAGGATCTTTATTACCGGATTCATGTTTTGCGTCTTCAGCTTCCCCCTCTGCGGGAACGGAGAGGGGATATTCCGTTATTAACCCGCTATTTTATCAAAAAATATAACTTCCGCTTTCAAACCCTGGTAACAGGAGTATCCCCTTCCGTGGCGGAATTGTTCGACAGATATGAGTGGCCGGGAAATGTCAGGGAGTTGGAACATACCATCGAAGGGGCGATGAATTTGGTAGAGGGGGATCAGATTCAGTTGGAACACCTTCCCCGTCATTTGGAACCGACATGGCACCCCCTTGACCCCGATTATGATCATCGTACTCCTCTCCCGAAATGGCTGGCGCAAATGGAGGAAAAAGCGATTCGCCAGGTTTTGAACCAAAATGGCGGCAATATCAGACAAGCCGCCAAGTTATTGGGGATTCCCCGGCAAACCCTTCAGTACAAGATGCAGAAGTTAGGGATCCGCAAATAA